In one window of Tenrec ecaudatus isolate mTenEca1 chromosome 3, mTenEca1.hap1, whole genome shotgun sequence DNA:
- the NOCT gene encoding nocturnin isoform X4 yields the protein MGNGTSRLYSALAKTLNNSTASQHPEYLVSPDSEHLEPIDPKELLEECRAVLHTRPPRFQRDFVDLRADCPTSHPPIRVMQWNILAQALGEGKDNFVQCPVEALKWEERKCLILEEILAYEPDILCLQEVDHYFDTFQPLLSRLGYQGTFFPKPWSPCLDVEHNNGPDGCALFFLQNRFKLINSANIRLTAMTVKTNQVAIAQTLECKESERQFCVAVTHLKARTGWERFRSAQGCDLLQNLQSITQGAKVPLIVCGDFNAEPTEEVYRHFASSSLNLNSAYKLLSADGQSEPPYTTWKIRTSGECRHTLDYIWYSQRALSVTSALDLLTEEQIGPNRLPSFNYPSDHLSLVCDFSFNEEPEGLL from the exons ATGGGAAACGGCACGAGCAGACTCTATAGCGCTCTCGCCAAGACACTGAACAACAGCACTGCCTCCCAGCACCCAGAGTATTTGGTATCACCTGACTCAGAACATCTGGAACCCATTGACCCAAAGGAACTTCTGGAAGAATGCAGGGCTGTCCTGCACACTCGACCTCCTCGGTTCCAGAGAGACTTTGTGGATCTGAGGGCAGATTGCCCCACTAGCCACCCACCTATCAGGGTCATGCAGTGGAACATCCTTGCCCAAG CTCTAGGAGAAGGCAAGGACAACTTTGTACAGTGCCCTGTTGAagcactcaagtgggaagaacggAAATGCCTCATCTTAGAAGAAATCCTGGCCTACGAGCCCGATATACTGTGCCTCCAAGAGGTGGACCACTACTTCGACACCTTCCAGCCGCTCCTCAGTAGACTGGGCTATCAAGGCACCTTCTTCCCCAAGCCCTGGTCCCCCTGCCTAGACGTGGAGCACAACAATGGGCCAGATGGCTGCGCGCTGTTTTTTCTCCAGAACAGGTTCAAGCTCATCAACAGTGCCAATATTAGGCTGACGGCCATGACCGTGAAGACCAACCAGGTGGCCATTGCACAGACCCTGGAGTGCAAGGAGTCCGAACGACAGTTCTGTGTCGCTGTCACTCACTTAAAAGCACGCACTGGCTGGGAGCGGTTTCGATccgcccaaggctgtgaccttctcCAGAACCTACAGAGCATCACTCAAGGCGCCAAGGTCCCCCTTATTGTGTGTGGGGATTTCAATGCCGAGCCAACAGAGGAGGTCTACAGACACTTCGCTTCCTCCAGCCTCAACCTCAACAGCGCCTACAAGCTGCTGAGTGCCGACGGGCAGTCGGAGCCTCCCTACACCACCTGGAAGATCCGGACCTCCGGGGAGTGCCGGCACACCCTGGACTACATCTGGTATTCCCAACGCGCCCTGAGTGTGACATCTGCCCTAGATTTACTGACTGAAGAACAGATCGGCCCCAACCGACTACCATCCTTCAATTATCCTTCCGACCACTTGTCTCTAGTGTGTGATTTCAGCTTTAATGAGGAACCTGAAGGACTTTTGTAA
- the NOCT gene encoding nocturnin isoform X2: MNETPRAAGWQPRSRGRLSLYSLPSCPPWPGVCISKVCSMGNGTSRLYSALAKTLNNSTASQHPEYLVSPDSEHLEPIDPKELLEECRAVLHTRPPRFQRDFVDLRADCPTSHPPIRVMQWNILAQALGEGKDNFVQCPVEALKWEERKCLILEEILAYEPDILCLQEVDHYFDTFQPLLSRLGYQGTFFPKPWSPCLDVEHNNGPDGCALFFLQNRFKLINSANIRLTAMTVKTNQVAIAQTLECKESERQFCVAVTHLKARTGWERFRSAQGCDLLQNLQSITQGAKVPLIVCGDFNAEPTEEVYRHFASSSLNLNSAYKLLSADGQSEPPYTTWKIRTSGECRHTLDYIWYSQRALSVTSALDLLTEEQIGPNRLPSFNYPSDHLSLVCDFSFNEEPEGLL, from the exons ATGAATGAGACGCCGCGGGCGGCGGGGTGGCAGCCGCGCAGCCGGGGTCGCCTCTCCCTTTATTCGCTTCCCTCCTgcccgccctggcctggggtttgcATCTCGAAGG TGTGTTCCATGGGAAACGGCACGAGCAGACTCTATAGCGCTCTCGCCAAGACACTGAACAACAGCACTGCCTCCCAGCACCCAGAGTATTTGGTATCACCTGACTCAGAACATCTGGAACCCATTGACCCAAAGGAACTTCTGGAAGAATGCAGGGCTGTCCTGCACACTCGACCTCCTCGGTTCCAGAGAGACTTTGTGGATCTGAGGGCAGATTGCCCCACTAGCCACCCACCTATCAGGGTCATGCAGTGGAACATCCTTGCCCAAG CTCTAGGAGAAGGCAAGGACAACTTTGTACAGTGCCCTGTTGAagcactcaagtgggaagaacggAAATGCCTCATCTTAGAAGAAATCCTGGCCTACGAGCCCGATATACTGTGCCTCCAAGAGGTGGACCACTACTTCGACACCTTCCAGCCGCTCCTCAGTAGACTGGGCTATCAAGGCACCTTCTTCCCCAAGCCCTGGTCCCCCTGCCTAGACGTGGAGCACAACAATGGGCCAGATGGCTGCGCGCTGTTTTTTCTCCAGAACAGGTTCAAGCTCATCAACAGTGCCAATATTAGGCTGACGGCCATGACCGTGAAGACCAACCAGGTGGCCATTGCACAGACCCTGGAGTGCAAGGAGTCCGAACGACAGTTCTGTGTCGCTGTCACTCACTTAAAAGCACGCACTGGCTGGGAGCGGTTTCGATccgcccaaggctgtgaccttctcCAGAACCTACAGAGCATCACTCAAGGCGCCAAGGTCCCCCTTATTGTGTGTGGGGATTTCAATGCCGAGCCAACAGAGGAGGTCTACAGACACTTCGCTTCCTCCAGCCTCAACCTCAACAGCGCCTACAAGCTGCTGAGTGCCGACGGGCAGTCGGAGCCTCCCTACACCACCTGGAAGATCCGGACCTCCGGGGAGTGCCGGCACACCCTGGACTACATCTGGTATTCCCAACGCGCCCTGAGTGTGACATCTGCCCTAGATTTACTGACTGAAGAACAGATCGGCCCCAACCGACTACCATCCTTCAATTATCCTTCCGACCACTTGTCTCTAGTGTGTGATTTCAGCTTTAATGAGGAACCTGAAGGACTTTTGTAA
- the NOCT gene encoding nocturnin isoform X3 → MGQWIPYVTFLAQVCSMGNGTSRLYSALAKTLNNSTASQHPEYLVSPDSEHLEPIDPKELLEECRAVLHTRPPRFQRDFVDLRADCPTSHPPIRVMQWNILAQALGEGKDNFVQCPVEALKWEERKCLILEEILAYEPDILCLQEVDHYFDTFQPLLSRLGYQGTFFPKPWSPCLDVEHNNGPDGCALFFLQNRFKLINSANIRLTAMTVKTNQVAIAQTLECKESERQFCVAVTHLKARTGWERFRSAQGCDLLQNLQSITQGAKVPLIVCGDFNAEPTEEVYRHFASSSLNLNSAYKLLSADGQSEPPYTTWKIRTSGECRHTLDYIWYSQRALSVTSALDLLTEEQIGPNRLPSFNYPSDHLSLVCDFSFNEEPEGLL, encoded by the exons ATGGGACAATGGATTCCGTATGTGACCTTTCTGGCCCAGG TGTGTTCCATGGGAAACGGCACGAGCAGACTCTATAGCGCTCTCGCCAAGACACTGAACAACAGCACTGCCTCCCAGCACCCAGAGTATTTGGTATCACCTGACTCAGAACATCTGGAACCCATTGACCCAAAGGAACTTCTGGAAGAATGCAGGGCTGTCCTGCACACTCGACCTCCTCGGTTCCAGAGAGACTTTGTGGATCTGAGGGCAGATTGCCCCACTAGCCACCCACCTATCAGGGTCATGCAGTGGAACATCCTTGCCCAAG CTCTAGGAGAAGGCAAGGACAACTTTGTACAGTGCCCTGTTGAagcactcaagtgggaagaacggAAATGCCTCATCTTAGAAGAAATCCTGGCCTACGAGCCCGATATACTGTGCCTCCAAGAGGTGGACCACTACTTCGACACCTTCCAGCCGCTCCTCAGTAGACTGGGCTATCAAGGCACCTTCTTCCCCAAGCCCTGGTCCCCCTGCCTAGACGTGGAGCACAACAATGGGCCAGATGGCTGCGCGCTGTTTTTTCTCCAGAACAGGTTCAAGCTCATCAACAGTGCCAATATTAGGCTGACGGCCATGACCGTGAAGACCAACCAGGTGGCCATTGCACAGACCCTGGAGTGCAAGGAGTCCGAACGACAGTTCTGTGTCGCTGTCACTCACTTAAAAGCACGCACTGGCTGGGAGCGGTTTCGATccgcccaaggctgtgaccttctcCAGAACCTACAGAGCATCACTCAAGGCGCCAAGGTCCCCCTTATTGTGTGTGGGGATTTCAATGCCGAGCCAACAGAGGAGGTCTACAGACACTTCGCTTCCTCCAGCCTCAACCTCAACAGCGCCTACAAGCTGCTGAGTGCCGACGGGCAGTCGGAGCCTCCCTACACCACCTGGAAGATCCGGACCTCCGGGGAGTGCCGGCACACCCTGGACTACATCTGGTATTCCCAACGCGCCCTGAGTGTGACATCTGCCCTAGATTTACTGACTGAAGAACAGATCGGCCCCAACCGACTACCATCCTTCAATTATCCTTCCGACCACTTGTCTCTAGTGTGTGATTTCAGCTTTAATGAGGAACCTGAAGGACTTTTGTAA
- the NOCT gene encoding nocturnin isoform X1 has protein sequence MYQSPRRLCSALLQSSAPGLRRLPAPGPPPPAAGPRPASPRLLAAASAASGAGKSGCGRVCSMGNGTSRLYSALAKTLNNSTASQHPEYLVSPDSEHLEPIDPKELLEECRAVLHTRPPRFQRDFVDLRADCPTSHPPIRVMQWNILAQALGEGKDNFVQCPVEALKWEERKCLILEEILAYEPDILCLQEVDHYFDTFQPLLSRLGYQGTFFPKPWSPCLDVEHNNGPDGCALFFLQNRFKLINSANIRLTAMTVKTNQVAIAQTLECKESERQFCVAVTHLKARTGWERFRSAQGCDLLQNLQSITQGAKVPLIVCGDFNAEPTEEVYRHFASSSLNLNSAYKLLSADGQSEPPYTTWKIRTSGECRHTLDYIWYSQRALSVTSALDLLTEEQIGPNRLPSFNYPSDHLSLVCDFSFNEEPEGLL, from the exons ATGTACCAGAGCCCGCGGCGGCTCTGCTCGGCCCTGCTGCAGAGCAGCGCGCCCGGCCTACGCCGCCTGCCCGCCCCCGGGCCGCCCCCGCCGGCCGCCGGCCCCCGGCCCGCGTCCCCCCGGCTCCTGGCGGCGGCCTCGGCGGCCTCGGGCGCCGGGAAGTCGGGTTGCGGCCGAG TGTGTTCCATGGGAAACGGCACGAGCAGACTCTATAGCGCTCTCGCCAAGACACTGAACAACAGCACTGCCTCCCAGCACCCAGAGTATTTGGTATCACCTGACTCAGAACATCTGGAACCCATTGACCCAAAGGAACTTCTGGAAGAATGCAGGGCTGTCCTGCACACTCGACCTCCTCGGTTCCAGAGAGACTTTGTGGATCTGAGGGCAGATTGCCCCACTAGCCACCCACCTATCAGGGTCATGCAGTGGAACATCCTTGCCCAAG CTCTAGGAGAAGGCAAGGACAACTTTGTACAGTGCCCTGTTGAagcactcaagtgggaagaacggAAATGCCTCATCTTAGAAGAAATCCTGGCCTACGAGCCCGATATACTGTGCCTCCAAGAGGTGGACCACTACTTCGACACCTTCCAGCCGCTCCTCAGTAGACTGGGCTATCAAGGCACCTTCTTCCCCAAGCCCTGGTCCCCCTGCCTAGACGTGGAGCACAACAATGGGCCAGATGGCTGCGCGCTGTTTTTTCTCCAGAACAGGTTCAAGCTCATCAACAGTGCCAATATTAGGCTGACGGCCATGACCGTGAAGACCAACCAGGTGGCCATTGCACAGACCCTGGAGTGCAAGGAGTCCGAACGACAGTTCTGTGTCGCTGTCACTCACTTAAAAGCACGCACTGGCTGGGAGCGGTTTCGATccgcccaaggctgtgaccttctcCAGAACCTACAGAGCATCACTCAAGGCGCCAAGGTCCCCCTTATTGTGTGTGGGGATTTCAATGCCGAGCCAACAGAGGAGGTCTACAGACACTTCGCTTCCTCCAGCCTCAACCTCAACAGCGCCTACAAGCTGCTGAGTGCCGACGGGCAGTCGGAGCCTCCCTACACCACCTGGAAGATCCGGACCTCCGGGGAGTGCCGGCACACCCTGGACTACATCTGGTATTCCCAACGCGCCCTGAGTGTGACATCTGCCCTAGATTTACTGACTGAAGAACAGATCGGCCCCAACCGACTACCATCCTTCAATTATCCTTCCGACCACTTGTCTCTAGTGTGTGATTTCAGCTTTAATGAGGAACCTGAAGGACTTTTGTAA